TTTTGTCAATTATATAATATTTTTTCAGAAAATTAAAAAAGTATTGATAATAATAAAAAAACTCCATATAATAGAAAAAAGCATCAGAGGTGATTTTCATGGATGAAAAATCTTACACAGATTTAATGAAACTTGGTGCCATGAAACGCAGTAAGATGAAAGAGGGCTTTGTTCAGGATTTATACATCGACATGCTCTTATCTGAAATCCAGCTAACAATGGAAAAGGAAAAATTGTTGAGAAAAATTGACGGGGCCATTGACAGGCGAGACAGACGATCCTTTCTCCTTCTAACCGGACAGCTCAAGGAAATTAACAAACGATTTGGAACCTAAATAACGCTTAATAAACCGTCAAAATATGACGGTTTTTTGTTTTGGCTGTGTTAAAGAACAGTGTTGGTTTATACCACCTGTTGATTGGAGCGGAAGGCACGAAGACTCCTGTGGGAGTATGGTTCAGGGGAGACCCCGCAGGCGCGTTTCTCCGAGGAGGCTCGCCGAAACACCCACGGAAAGCGAAGTGCCTGGAGCGGAAATCAACAGACAATTTCAACAGAGCCTTTGTTTTATAAAAATGAGGCTGACGACATAGTCTTCAGCCCCATACTTGTTATTGATTTTTCTGCTTAATTTCGTATTCCTCCAACATCGAAATCCGATCGAGCATGGAAGGATGAGTATAACGGAAAAGCTTTACTAATAACGGAGGGTTTACTTGACTTAATCCGGAACGGCTTAATTCCTGAAACGAAGTAATCGCAGCCTCTGGATTTTTTGTCATCTCAATCGCATATTTGTCTGCACGTGTTTCCTGATAACGGGATGCAAAATTGGTAAACGGACTCGCCGCAAACAAAAGCATAGACAAAATCATAAGAAATAAAGGAAGGGACCGTATATCTGCCACATCCGTTATTTTTAGTTCCTTTCCCCAGCGCACAGTTGCCCAGTTCATTAACCTGTACGTCAAATATAGTCCCAGCAGGGATAGAAGCAAGTAACCACCGATGCCAAAGTAAATATGCTTTTCGACATAATGACACATTTCATGCGCCATGATAAAAAGGATTTGATTATCATTTAATCGATTTAACGTAGTATCCCAAAGGACAATCCTAGCATTAGAACCAATCCCAGTAACATAGGCATTTAATGAATTTGTTTTTTCCGCCATATTCACTTCAAAAACATGTCGTGCAGGAATGTCAGCCTTCTCAGCTAGAGTCAAAATCTTCGTTTCCAATTGCTTATTTTGCAAGGGATAAAAATCATTGTATAGCGGGTCAATGACGACTGGTTGTAGAAACATCATAAATAAAGTAAAAGGGACTGATAACAGCCAGCCATATAGCCACCAGCGTTTTTTGCTTTTTTTCATGAGCCAATATAGAACAGGGACAATAATCAACCAAGTCCCATAATTAAGCCAAAAATCAATAAGCTCATCCTTCATCCAGGACGGGAAGGATTGAGTAGAAATATTGTATGTTTTGGATAAATTATAGCTAATATAGCTTAAAGGAAACGTGGCTAAAAAGGCAAAAAAAGATAACCAAATTAAATAGATTGCCGTTTGCAGAAATTTGTACTTAGAAGAGCTTTCAGCCCAGCGTTTAAAGGCCTTAGAAAAGCCAAATAGTAAAATTAAGAAATAAAACAACCATTCAAGTGGTGTTGATAAAAAAAACAATAGATTTCTAATTTTTGAATACTCTTCACTTAGCATGAGCTCTCGTCCATTTAAAAATGTAGAAGGGTCCGCTTTTGATCCTTCATATTCAAAGGGTAGCTTCGTATCCGCAAAGTAAAATAAGTACCAATAAAAAAACAACCCGTAAAGACAAAAGGCCAATACCGCATAGACCCCCATTTTCCTTACCATCGATTTGTCCTCCTTTGTGTACAGCCTCTCTATAATTAGTTTAGTACAAACTATCCTTTTTAGAACCAATAAAAAAAGCCAGTACAAGACCGGCTTACAGCAAATAAGAATATAGAGCAAGGACGGCAATAGAACTAATTACAACAACAATGACGTTCGCTCCTAAAAATGCAGCTAAGAATGCTGCTGCAGCTCCCCATATGCCGTACCAAATATCTCCCTCCTGTATAAGAAGGATAGCGGGAAAAATTAACGCACCCAAAGTAGCATACGGAACATTTTT
The window above is part of the Bacillus sp. SORGH_AS_0510 genome. Proteins encoded here:
- a CDS encoding IDEAL domain-containing protein; translated protein: MDEKSYTDLMKLGAMKRSKMKEGFVQDLYIDMLLSEIQLTMEKEKLLRKIDGAIDRRDRRSFLLLTGQLKEINKRFGT
- a CDS encoding AzlD domain-containing protein, coding for MKSEIIWMIIGMGVVTYIPRMLPFVLFKGKELPSFVQGVLKNVPYATLGALIFPAILLIQEGDIWYGIWGAAAAFLAAFLGANVIVVVISSIAVLALYSYLL
- a CDS encoding M48 family metallopeptidase, producing the protein MVRKMGVYAVLAFCLYGLFFYWYLFYFADTKLPFEYEGSKADPSTFLNGRELMLSEEYSKIRNLLFFLSTPLEWLFYFLILLFGFSKAFKRWAESSSKYKFLQTAIYLIWLSFFAFLATFPLSYISYNLSKTYNISTQSFPSWMKDELIDFWLNYGTWLIIVPVLYWLMKKSKKRWWLYGWLLSVPFTLFMMFLQPVVIDPLYNDFYPLQNKQLETKILTLAEKADIPARHVFEVNMAEKTNSLNAYVTGIGSNARIVLWDTTLNRLNDNQILFIMAHEMCHYVEKHIYFGIGGYLLLSLLGLYLTYRLMNWATVRWGKELKITDVADIRSLPLFLMILSMLLFAASPFTNFASRYQETRADKYAIEMTKNPEAAITSFQELSRSGLSQVNPPLLVKLFRYTHPSMLDRISMLEEYEIKQKNQ